A window from Cryobacterium sp. SO1 encodes these proteins:
- a CDS encoding 3'-5' exonuclease: protein MTIHGSKGAEADYIVIPGMVSGKWGFPSTIPNDPVLRMAMPAAEDFRQAEERRLFYVAMTRARRAVLLFTVNKRESPFLMELIGDHGVPRTNAIGEALGSSVCPKCGHGFMVNRTSKRGPFLGCGRCPRCKTTLLVVGPTA from the coding sequence ATGACCATCCATGGGTCAAAGGGTGCCGAGGCGGACTACATCGTGATCCCGGGCATGGTTTCGGGCAAGTGGGGATTCCCGAGCACCATCCCAAACGACCCGGTGCTGCGCATGGCGATGCCCGCCGCCGAGGATTTCAGGCAGGCCGAGGAACGACGGCTCTTCTATGTGGCGATGACCCGCGCTCGCCGGGCGGTCCTGCTGTTCACTGTCAATAAGCGGGAGTCACCGTTCCTGATGGAACTGATTGGCGACCACGGCGTACCGCGGACGAACGCTATTGGCGAAGCCCTCGGGTCGTCCGTGTGCCCCAAATGCGGCCATGGATTCATGGTCAACCGCACCAGCAAGCGCGGCCCTTTCCTGGGTTGCGGACGTTGCCCGCGGTGCAAGACCACCCTGCTCGTCGTCGGGCCAACGGCGTAG